The Bacteroidota bacterium genomic interval ACGTACTGGTTCCAGTGGCTGGCATACAGGCTCTGGATGAGCTGTAACTCGCCCACATGGGTGCCTCGGTACGTGCGCAACGAATCGGCCACCTGGTCTACCAGGGTATAGGTGCTTAGTTTTGCCTTTTCTTGTCCCTCGGCCGTGGTGTGGCTATCGCCCAGGTGCTGCTGGATAAGGTGGAGGGTAATGTTGCCTGCGCCAGACTGATAACGGCCCATACGCGGCCTCCACTGTATGCTGTGTAGCTCGATAAAGGCTGCGGGCCAGGTATACAGATGATCGACATTGGTTTCTGGCTGGCCGTTGTAGCGATCTACATACCTGAGGCCTAGCTGCTGTAGGCGGGCTGATAATTCGGTAATGATAGCTTGCATGTTTGATGCTTGGGGTTAGGGGTTGAGAATAGGAGAAATTGTTTGCGGTGCTGTTTGTGTGTGTGTTTGTAAGGAGGTAGCTTGTATTGCAAGTACGTGGCGGCAGGCAGCGGGCGCAAGACATTTTTTTGAGAGCGGTGGGCGCGTGCAGTGCCTGTGATAGGCGGGGCACGCGGCACCCGCGCAGGTTGTATGACATTTTGGGGAAATCGTGTAGGGAAATAAGGTAGAAGGAGGAGGAGTACCCGGAAAAGATGCTCGCAAAGGGAACCGCCGCAAAGCAATCGCAAAAGCCTGCTCCTGGCAAATAGCCCTTATTCATTGGGGCAGAATCCGTACCGGGAGCGTCAGCTTTCGGTATCGGTACTGTACAGACGGGTAGAAAGGCAGCCTGCCAAGCGGGGTTCAGGCAGAAAAAAACGCATCTGCAGTGCTTTCAATTTTTTTTGAAAATAGAAACCCCCCTCGGTATCTTTGTGGTTAGGAAGAGAAGGACAAAACGGGTGCCCCGTACCCACAAATGTGTTTATCATGGAAGCCTATACCCCCTACATAGCCGAGGCCAAGCTGAGCACGGAGGAGCTGCAGATATGGCAAAAGGTGCGTGCAACACAGCGGCTTACCGATGCCGATGCCCTGTATCTGTACAACAGCCACAACCTGCCCTATCTGGGTATGCTGGCACACCATGTACGCACGCGGCTGCATGGCAAGCACACGTATTTCAACCGAAACTTCCACATCGAGCCTACCAACATCTGCATCTATACCTGTGCGTTCTGCGCCTTTGCGCGCCGCCCGGGCGAGGAGGGCGGCTGGGAGTACCGGCTGGAGGAGATAGAAGACCAGGTGCGGGCCTACGAGGGCAAGCCCATTACCGAGGTGCACATAGTGGGGGGCGTGCACCCCAAGCGGGGCGTGGAGTACTATGGCGAGATGATCCAGCGTATAAAGGCCATCCGGCCCGGCATACACGTGAAGGCCTTTACGGCTGTAGAGCTGCGCGTGATGTTTGCCCGCAGCAAGATGACGACGGAAGAAGGCCTGCTGGCCCTGCGGGCGTATGGGCTGGATAGCCTGCCGGGTGGGGGGGCAGAGATCTTTCATCCGGACATACGCAGCAAAATATGCGACACGAAAGCCGACACCGAAAACTGGCTGAGCATACACGAAACGGCACACCGCCTGGGCATACCCAGCAACTGCACCATGCTGTATGGCCACATAGAACAATACGAGCACCGCGTAGACCACCTGAGCCGCCTGCGCGAACTGCAAGACCGCACGGGCGGCTTTAATACGTTTATCCCACTGAAGTTTCGCGACGACAACAATGAGCTGAGCTACGTGGGAGAGACCACCCTGATAGAAGACCTGAAAAATTATGCCGTGTCTCGCCTCTATCTGGATAATATTGCCCACCTAAAGGCCTACTGGCCCATGATAGGCCGCGAAACCACCCAGATGGCCCTAAGCTATGGGGTAGATGACGTGGATGGTACCATAGACGATAGCACGCGCATATATAGCATGGCAGGCAGCGAGGAGCAAACCCCCGCCATGAGCACCCTGGAGCTGATTCACCTGATCAAGCAGGCTGGTTTCCAGCCCATAGAGCGAGACACCCTGTACAATACCCTGCACGACTATAGTGTGGAGGAGTTTGCCGAAATGGCCGTATAGCCCCACACCAGCCCATCTGTTGTACCAAGTCTTGTACCAAGCATGAACCCCCTCCGCCTGTATTTGTTTCGGCATGGCCAAACGGACTATAACCAGCAGCAGATCATGCAGGGAGGGGGGATAGATAGCGACCTGAACGAGGCAGGACAGCAGCAGGCCCGGGCCTTCTTTGAGTATTACAAAGAAACCCCCTTTGTGGCCTGCTACAGCAGTGGGCTGCGGCGCACACGCCAAACCCTGAAGCCCTGGGCCGAAGTGGGGCTGCGGCCCGTGCCGCTGCTGGAGCTAAACGAGCTATGCTGGGGGGTGCTGGAGGGCAAACAGCGCGATCCACAAGTAAACCAGCTGCTCAGCCACGCCATACAGACCTGGAGTGGCGGCGACACGCACTACGCCGTGCGCGGTGGCGAAAGCCCCGAGCAGGTGTGGGCACGCCTGGCCCCGCGCATGGACTACCTGCTGCAGCAGCACACACAGGGCAATGTGCTGATCTGTACCCATGGCCGCACACTGCGCATCCTGCTGTGCCAGCTGCTGGGCTATGGCCTGCCGCAGATGCAACTATTTGCCCACACCAATACAGGCCTCAACATCCTGCGCCGCAGTGGCGACCGTTTTATACCCGAGCTCATTAACGATACCGCCCATTTGTCATGACCCGCGTGTGCGCCGTTTCCTACCTGAATACCAAGCCCTTTCTGGAGGGGCTAAAGCAGGCCTTTGACCCCGGGGAACTGGCCGTGGACCTGCGGGTACCCTCGGCATGCGCCGAGGCCTTTGCCCAGGGGCAGTGCGAGCTGGCCCTGGTGCCCGCAGCTAGCCTGCTGCTGCTAGAGGAACCCCAGCTGCTACCCCACTACTGCATAGGGGCCGAGGGGCAGGTAGACAGCGTGTATCTATTCAGCCAGGTGCCCATACAGGAGGTGGAAACACTGAACCTGGATGCCCATAGCATGACCAGCAATGCGCTGGCGCGCATCTTGCTACGCGAGCTGTGGCAGTGCCCCGTAGCATTTACGCACCACGACTGGCAACAGGCTATAGGGGGCACCACAGCCGGGGTGGTAATAGGCGACAAAGCCGTGGCTGCCAAGGCACAGTACCGCTATGCC includes:
- a CDS encoding histidine phosphatase family protein, encoding MNPLRLYLFRHGQTDYNQQQIMQGGGIDSDLNEAGQQQARAFFEYYKETPFVACYSSGLRRTRQTLKPWAEVGLRPVPLLELNELCWGVLEGKQRDPQVNQLLSHAIQTWSGGDTHYAVRGGESPEQVWARLAPRMDYLLQQHTQGNVLICTHGRTLRILLCQLLGYGLPQMQLFAHTNTGLNILRRSGDRFIPELINDTAHLS
- a CDS encoding menaquinone biosynthesis protein, yielding MTRVCAVSYLNTKPFLEGLKQAFDPGELAVDLRVPSACAEAFAQGQCELALVPAASLLLLEEPQLLPHYCIGAEGQVDSVYLFSQVPIQEVETLNLDAHSMTSNALARILLRELWQCPVAFTHHDWQQAIGGTTAGVVIGDKAVAAKAQYRYAYDLAAAWQQLTGLPFVFAVWVYEASRISQPMLARILAAFAQGLARRQQVARQWAPRFSLSEEQARHYLEHSISYNLDAAKQQALDLFLQKAKPLMQIGQADR
- the mqnE gene encoding aminofutalosine synthase MqnE yields the protein MEAYTPYIAEAKLSTEELQIWQKVRATQRLTDADALYLYNSHNLPYLGMLAHHVRTRLHGKHTYFNRNFHIEPTNICIYTCAFCAFARRPGEEGGWEYRLEEIEDQVRAYEGKPITEVHIVGGVHPKRGVEYYGEMIQRIKAIRPGIHVKAFTAVELRVMFARSKMTTEEGLLALRAYGLDSLPGGGAEIFHPDIRSKICDTKADTENWLSIHETAHRLGIPSNCTMLYGHIEQYEHRVDHLSRLRELQDRTGGFNTFIPLKFRDDNNELSYVGETTLIEDLKNYAVSRLYLDNIAHLKAYWPMIGRETTQMALSYGVDDVDGTIDDSTRIYSMAGSEEQTPAMSTLELIHLIKQAGFQPIERDTLYNTLHDYSVEEFAEMAV